The genomic interval AGCTTTTCTAGCATCGTCCGCCGCAGTCTTTCCTTCTAAATAACATGAAAGACCTGACCGTTCAGGAGTCCTTCCACGCTTTTGCTATAGGCAAGGGCAACTCGCGCTACGGGAACAGGGTTGTGCCCCCGGAAGTAGGAGCCAAGCGCTTCCATCGATTCCTGGACAATACCAGGACTAACCGAATTGATGCGGATTCCCGGCTTTAGCTCGATCGCTGCCCCAATCACAAATCCGTCGATCGCGGCATTGACCATACTGGCAGAAGCACCAAACCGAATCGGATCGTGGCTCAGAATTCCGCTGGTCAGGGTAAACGATCCGGCATCGTTGATATAGCTGCGTCCGATTAAAACGAGGTTGACCTGCCCCATCAACTTACTTTGAATTCCCTGATAAAAATGGGATTCATCCATCTCCTCAAAGGGGCCAAAGTGGAGACTACCCGTGGTAGATACCAGGGCATCAAATGCTCCGACCTGTTCAAACAAGTTCTTGATGGATTCCGTTGAAGTGATATCAACCTGAAAATCTCCAGCGCTTTTCCCAACCGTGACGATTTCATGCCGGGGTGCCAGTTCTTGGACAACTGCTTGACCGATCGTTCCCGTGCCGCCAACAACGATGATTCTCATGGTAGATAGGTGGTAGGTAGTAGGGGGTAGGTGGCAGGGGTAAGGATAAAGACTGAAGGATACAACAACTTACGTCTGCCCTGCCTTCACACCCGTACCCCCAGACCTCCTTATCTCCTCAGCTTCAACTCAAAACTTAAAACTTAGAACTTAAAACTCCTAATTCTCAATTCCTAACTCTTTTCATCCTTCTCCTACTCTCGCTTTTGCAGTTTTTAGGGCTTGCCGTACCTGGTCAAAGCCTGTACCACCGTGGCTGTTGCGGGCAGCGACAACCCGGGCGGGGGCGATCGCTTCATAGATATCTGGTTCAAAGGCTGGGTGGAGTGCCTTCCACTCCTCCAGGGTCAGATCTTTCAATAATTTGTTCTGCGCCAGGGAAGTTTTCACCACTTTACCGACCAGATTGTAAGCTTCCCGGAAGGGAACTCCTTTCGCTGCCAGATAATCCGCAACATCAGTGGCGTTGGAAAAATCTTCGTTGACCGCTTCCTGCAAGCGCACCGTGCGAAATTCTATGCCTTCCAGAAGCAAAATCGTCATGGCTTCCAGGCAGGAATTGACCGTAATGACAGAATCAAACAGAGCTTCCTTGTCCTCCTGGAGATCCTTGTTGTAAGCCAGGGGCAGCCCTTTCATCAGCACCAGCATGCCTTGCAAATGACCAAACACGCGACCCGCCTTACCCCGAACGAGTTCCGGGACATCGGGATTCTTCTTTTGGGGCATGATGCTGGAGCCGGTGGAGCAACTGTCTTTGAGGGTGACGAAGCCAAATTCCTCCGATGCCCAAAGAATTACTTCTTCCGACAGGCGGCTGAGGTGAACCATGATTAGACTGGCAGCGCAGAGAAACTCGATCGCAAAGTCGCGATCGCTGACCCCATCCAAACTATTGGCATAGACGCCACCAAAGTTGAGGAGTTGGGCGGTGTAGTGCCGATCGATTGGGAAAGTTGTTCCTGCTAAGGCACCGGAACCCAGGGGAGACACGTTTACCCGCTGGTAGATTTCGCCCAGGCGTTCCCAGTCGCGCTGGCTCATCTCAAAATATGCCAGCAGATGGTGGGCAAGGCTGAGGGGTTGGGCACGTTGCAGGTGAGTGTAACCCGGAATCAACGTTTCCACATTTTGTTCTGCCAGGCTCAACAAAACAGACTGAAATTCTCGCACCCTGACCCGAATCTGCTGAATTTGATCGCGCAGGTAAAGGCGGGTGTCGGTGCCCACCTGATCATTGCGAGATCGGGCTGTGTGCAGTTTCTTGCCGACATCTCCCACAATTTCAGTCAGGCGGCGCTCAACCGCAAAATGGACATCCTCTGCTTCAATACCGGGTGTAAATTTTCCTTCCCGGTATTCTTGCCGGATTTGCTCCAGTCCACTGACTAATTTTTCACCCTCTTCTGGAGAGATAATGCCCGTATGGGCCAGCATGCGGGCATGTGCCTGAGATCCCGTCAGATCATATTCGATCAGCTGAATGTCGAAACCAATACTGGCGTTGAAACGGGCGATTGCCGGATGCAATGCAGTCTCAAACCGTTGGCTCCAGGTCGAGGTTGGCAAAGAAACGTTAGTCAAGGATATCCCCTTAAAAATTTTAGATTTTAGATTTTAGATTTTAGATTTGAACTCGTGCCGTTCGATCTGTAACCCAATTGAAAAACTTAATGCGAATGATCTGTAACAGAAGCAATTTAAAATCTTCAATCTGAAATCTTCAATCTAGAATCCGTTTAGCCGTAACTGGTAAATGTTTTGAATAAATAACCCAGCACCAGCCCAATTAAAAATGCCCAAACCTGACCGGTCTTAACAAAATTATTGAAAGCCCGCTGGACATCGCCACCCAAATCAACTTCAAGCGGCTTGTCTAATACGGACAGTTCCAGAGGAAGGTGCCAGTGAAATGTTTGTATAAGGTCTGTGCACTGGGTTAACCCAGTTAGCCAGGTTGTTGAATCCTGCATCATGCTAATGAGCATTACCGCTATCTCCCTTTTTGTCGATGCTGTGTCAGTCTGAAAACGCTCAAGCTCTCAAGACTGAAAGAATACCAGAAAACTACCCGAATAGTTTACTCTTTGATTTGCATCACAATCAGGGTCATGTCGTCAGCGTTGCGATCGATGGCTCCGGTAAAGGCATGAACCCGGTCAAACAGGTACTCCAAAATTTCCTGAGGGGTGTGGCAGTGCTGGCATGCCCACTCAAACGCTTTGGTC from Kovacikia minuta CCNUW1 carries:
- a CDS encoding short chain dehydrogenase; this encodes MRIIVVGGTGTIGQAVVQELAPRHEIVTVGKSAGDFQVDITSTESIKNLFEQVGAFDALVSTTGSLHFGPFEEMDESHFYQGIQSKLMGQVNLVLIGRSYINDAGSFTLTSGILSHDPIRFGASASMVNAAIDGFVIGAAIELKPGIRINSVSPGIVQESMEALGSYFRGHNPVPVARVALAYSKSVEGLLNGQVFHVI
- the argH gene encoding argininosuccinate lyase encodes the protein MTNVSLPTSTWSQRFETALHPAIARFNASIGFDIQLIEYDLTGSQAHARMLAHTGIISPEEGEKLVSGLEQIRQEYREGKFTPGIEAEDVHFAVERRLTEIVGDVGKKLHTARSRNDQVGTDTRLYLRDQIQQIRVRVREFQSVLLSLAEQNVETLIPGYTHLQRAQPLSLAHHLLAYFEMSQRDWERLGEIYQRVNVSPLGSGALAGTTFPIDRHYTAQLLNFGGVYANSLDGVSDRDFAIEFLCAASLIMVHLSRLSEEVILWASEEFGFVTLKDSCSTGSSIMPQKKNPDVPELVRGKAGRVFGHLQGMLVLMKGLPLAYNKDLQEDKEALFDSVITVNSCLEAMTILLLEGIEFRTVRLQEAVNEDFSNATDVADYLAAKGVPFREAYNLVGKVVKTSLAQNKLLKDLTLEEWKALHPAFEPDIYEAIAPARVVAARNSHGGTGFDQVRQALKTAKARVGEG